TCCTGCTCCTAAGGCCACATGTCCCTTTGTATTTAATGATCCACTCGCTCTATATACCAAATTAGCTGTGTCATTTAAACCTGATATTCCCAATGCAAAGGCATGTTCTCCATTAAAGAATCCATATGATCCCGCTATATTATGTCTATGTCCTCCTAATGAACTTACTTGTGGTAGATTTGCCATCGCTACTGCATTCGCTACTCCTGAATGTGCTACTACTCCTTTTTCTATATCTTTTTTAGCTTTATCTGATAAGTCTACATCAACATTATTTCCACTAGCCTTTGTTGTAATATATTCTGAACCTCTAATATTAAATTTCATTCCACCTTTTTTATTTAGTGTTTGTTTTTCTGTACTACCACTATCTCCACCTAATTCTAAAGTATTATTTCCCAAACCATTTATTGCATTTACTACATCTCCAGTTTTAGCTATTTGGTCATTATTGTCTGTTTTAGCCTCTACCTTTCCATTATTTTCTTGTGTTGTAATTTTTCCAATATTGGCTTTTAATGTCCCATCTGGACCCTTTAGTATTGTCTTATTATCCACTTTTACATCTAATGTATATACCTTATTACCATTTACACCAATGCTTGATTTTACATCTACTGCTGAATTATTATTTGCTTTTACTTCTGTTATTGCAGCTTTTATTGCATCATCTATATTATTTTTATTAGTTCCACCTATATTTGTCATAGATATATCACCAATATTATCCCCATTTTTAGTTATCTTTGAATTCCCACCTAAAATTTTCTTTGTTGAATTCATTAAATTTGACAAAGCATTATTAGTCGCAAAAAGTTGCGAACCATTTATTGCATCTGTTGATTCTTTAGAAACTTTACCTGCTGCTGCATTTTTAATTTGTCTCTCTGAACCCTTTGTTCCAACTGATACTTGATGTCCATCACTACCTGCTTCTCCTGCAAATCCAGAATAAGTATAATCTCCTACTGTA
The sequence above is a segment of the Streptobacillus ratti genome. Coding sequences within it:
- a CDS encoding YadA-like family protein; its protein translation is MKKKNFIVGLAFASIMSYSDATPAPTVSNPTMGEGAKAEGELSVAIGKNSNAGGNHDVVIGTNAQTNKGQHKGSNGGAVAIGANAKADGDNAFAIGNNASAEKDSAMSFGGKASGTGATNIGYQGESKGDSSVSIGYGTKSNGNYSTSIGSQAKAEQELSTAIGSNSKASNKNSTALGANSEASHENSIAIGSGSKTDSNATQETSATVGDYTYSGFAGEAGSDGHQVSVGTKGSERQIKNAAAGKVSKESTDAINGSQLFATNNALSNLMNSTKKILGGNSKITKNGDNIGDISMTNIGGTNKNNIDDAIKAAITEVKANNNSAVDVKSSIGVNGNKVYTLDVKVDNKTILKGPDGTLKANIGKITTQENNGKVEAKTDNNDQIAKTGDVVNAINGLGNNTLELGGDSGSTEKQTLNKKGGMKFNIRGSEYITTKASGNNVDVDLSDKAKKDIEKGVVAHSGVANAVAMANLPQVSSLGGHRHNIAGSYGFFNGEHAFALGISGLNDTANLVYRASGSLNTKGHVALGAGVGYQFKSVSESDNEVKVLKENNKILETRILELEKLVKELMKK